The nucleotide window TAAGATGGTCGATAGTCGTGCCAGTGCCTCCAGATGTGTGTTATTTGCACCTTCCGGGGCTGCAATCATGAAAAATAGATGTGCCGGCTGCCCATCAAGAGATTCATAGTCGATCCCTGACTCTGAGCGGCCAAATACGATGGCAGCGTCTTTCACAACTCGAGTTTTTGCATGTGGTATAGCGATCCCATCCCCAACACCTGTTGTGCTTTGTTTTTCGCGATTCAAAATAGCTTCCTTGAATATCTCCTGGTCTGAGATTTTACCGGCTGCATCAAGTACCCCGACAAGTTCATTGACAGCATCGTGCTTTGATTTGGCAGTCATGGATAAAAGAATAGTTTCTCTTGTCAGCAATTCTGTGATTCTCATTGTTCTCCCCCTCACTGGTATTCGTGAATTTCCACTTCTGGAAGAAGTGTCTCTATTTTTCCAGGTGTACATAGCCCGATTGAAAAGGCTGTTGCGCTGCCTGATGCCACACTGAAACGGAAAGCCTCTTTGCAGTCACTACTTTTTAAGAACTGTGCCATGAAGCCTGCCACCATCGAATCGCCTGCTCCCACAGAGCTTTTGACTTCCCCTTGTGGAACGGTCGCATAAAAGGCTTCTGTTTCACTGATATAGACAGCACCCTTTTCAGCAAGAGAAACAATGACGTTTTTTGCTCCTGCCTCTACGAGTTTTTTTCCATATACAATGGCATCCTCCGCTCCTGATATCTCTCTGTCGAAAAACTGTCCCAATTCGTGATGGTTTGGTTTAATCAGAAAAGGCTTATATTCGAGCACAGTTTTAAGCAAATCACCTTCTGCATCAATGACTACTTCTGCCCCGTTTTTTTTACAGATCCGGACGATATCCTGATAAATCGTTTGAGGCATGCTTGATGGAATACTTCCAGCAAGGATCAGATAATCATCTTTTCCAAGCTGTTGGATTTTTTCTTTCAATAATCCGATTGCAAGAGAGGATATTTCCGGGCCCCTTGCATTGATTTCGGTTTCTTTTCCGGCCTTCAGTTTGATATTGATCCTTGTATCCCCCTCGACTTTGACAAAACCCGTATAAATGCCCTCCCTATTGAGGAACTCTTCAACGTATTTGCCTGTAAAGCCTCCCAAAAAGCCAGTTGCTTTGCTCTCGATTCCTAGTGAGCGCAGGACCCTTGAAACATTGATGCCTTTTCCGCCAGGAAGTTTTGTTTCATGGGAAGTTCTATTTAAAGTTCCAAGTACAATCTCGCCTGCTTCGACGATATAATCGACAGATGGATTAAGTGTCAGCGTATAGATCATGGTGTCACAACCTTTATTGAAGTTTTGCTGGTATATTGTCCTTTTGTCTCTTCCTCAAGAATATTGGTAATAATTCCAGCTTCATGCAAATCGGCTATTTTAGCAAAAGTGATTTCCGAGAATTTACTGTCATCTGCCAGTACATATGCTTCACGCGATAATGAAATCGCTTTGGATTTGATCATCGCTTCCTCCTGGTCAGGTGTTGTAAAGCCAGAATGAGGATGAATGCCATTAACCCCAAGGAAACATTTATCAAAACGGTATTGTTCCAGACTGGCCAATGCTCCTCTTCCAATCACTGCATTTGTCTTTGGCTTCGCATAACCTCCGATGACATAGGTTTCAATATTCCTTTCCATCAGGGCCGGCAAATGCATGAATCCGTTGGTAACAACTACTATATCCTTCACAGGCAGGAAAGGGATCATTTCCTTGATTGTCGAGCCTGCATCCAGATAAATACTGTCACCTTCTTCTACCAGACTTGCAGCATACTGGGCGATTTGCCTTTTTTCATGAAGGTTTTTGGAGGATTTCTCATTCATGCTTGGTTCTTGAAGTTTCCCCCTCAGTCTTGCAGCACCTCCATGTACCCTCTTCAGGAATTCACCCTCTTCAAGGACTGTCAGGTCCCGACGTATAGTGGACTCGGAAGCTTCTGTTATATCAACAAGTTCTTGAATTTTCACGATTGGTTTCTCTTTTATGAGCTGTAATATGAGCTGGTGGCGCTCAGGTGTTAACATGAGCCATTCCTCCTAAATTGCTTCGTAAGTCCATCATAATGTAATCGATTTCAAAAATCAATCATTTTCTTTCAAAACCAATCATAATTGAGCAGTTTCTCAAGATTATTGATTGGTTTTGAATGTTTTCATAAAAATAACCTCTTTTAAAAGAGGTTATAAACATATTATTTTATTAAAATAAAGCTTTGATGCCCTGGTAAGCACTGCTGATCGATATGTTGAATCCCGTGAGGAAGCATTTAAATAAAGACTCTCTCCCGCTGCTGAAGGCAAGATGGATATCATTTGCCTTCAGCAAGCATTCAATGCCCGAATAAATGAGTACGAAACCGCCAAAAAACCACAGAAATATTTGGATGAGAGGCATGTCCAAAAAATTCACAAGCCCAAGAATGATAAGAAGAATTAAAATGGCATCAGCAATCATCGATCCTGTACCAACAATCCATGCATGCCAGAACCCAATTTTGATTACCTTATCCAGCCTGGCTGAATTCACCGGTCCAATGCCCAAGTTGTCGTCTTCCACCACAAATAAATTATGCAAATTTTATATGCGCAGGTTGAAAAATAATACAAATTGCACCAGATTTCCTAAAAATATAAATTGAAATCAATTATTTTTATGATATAATTCTTTTATAACTAATTCGCGGGTGTGGCGGAATCGGCAGACGCGCTAGATTCAGGTTCTAGTGGTGGCAACACCGTGGAGGTTCAAGTCCTCTCATCCGCATACAGAAAAGGTGCCTTTTAAGAGGGCACTTTTTTTGTGATTTCAACCAGTTTTAAGTAAAGCTCGTTTGTGTGGTATATGATAAAGATTTGATTGACCATCCTGCGGAAGAGGGATCTTGACTGCCTTGGCTCCTAAACCTTCAAACCTGTCAAAATCATGGGGCCTTCTTGACAGCTTTGGCTCTTCTATCTGCAAACCTGTCAAAATTATGGGGCTTTCTTGACAACTTTAGCCCCTCTGCCTGCAAACCTGTCAAAATCATGGGGCTTTCTTGACAGCTTTAGCTCCTCTTTCTGCAAACCTGTCAAAATTATGGGGCTTTCTTGACAGCTTTAACCCCTCTGCCTGCAAACCTGTCAAAATTATGGGGCTTTCTTGACAGCTTTAACCCCTCTGCCTGCAAACCTGTCAAAATAACGGGGCTTTTTTGACAGCTATGGCTTCTCTACCTTCAAACCTGTCAAAATCATGGGACTTTCTTGACAACTTTAGCCCCTCTGCCTGCAAACCTGTCAAAATAACGGGGCTTTTTTGACAGCTATGGCTTCTCTACCTTCAAACCTGTCAAAATCATGGGACTTTCTTGACAGCTTTAGCCCCTCTGCCTGCAAACCTGTCAAAATAACGGGGCTTTTTTGACAGCTATGGCTTCTCTACCTTCAAACCTGTCAAAATCATGGGACTTTCTTGACAGCTTTAGCCCCTCTGCCTGCAAACCTGTCAAAATTTTGGTGCTTTTTTGACAGCTTTAGATCCTCTGCCTGCAAACCTGTCAAAATCATGGGGCTTTCTTGACAACTTTAGCCCTTCTGCCTGCAAACCTGTCAAAATACTAACCCTTTCTTGACAGCTTCACCTTCTCCACCTATAAAACTGTCAAATTAAAAGCGTTTTTCTGGCAGCCTGGGCCACTACATCTCAAAATCCTTCTGAATCAACTATATTATTGAGTTCGCTTCATCTTCCAGAATAAAAAAAACAGCCTGGATGAAACCCAGGCTGTTTGTACCATTGGTTAACCGATCAGATTTTGACTATGGTTATTGACCACTTCGAGTACTTTGGTCGTTTCCTCCATATCACTTTTGCAAATCGGGCAAGCGGGGACATTGCTGCTTTTAAAGTTGTCACGAACCCAGCAATTGCAATCATCAGAAGTACATACCCATATTTTCGTTTCTGCTGTGACGATTTCTTCAGGCGGTTTTCTTCCAAATGCCAATTTCCTCACGCTCCTATCGTTTTAGTCACGGTTTTTTCTCTTAGATGCCTGTTTGCAGGATCCCGAAATTCATCCTGGAACCAACTCCATTCGAGAAAAACCTCATCATCGTTCGATTGATAAAAAAATTCATTTATTATAAAAAGCCGGCAATTGATACTTTTTATAATAAATGAATGGTCCGAAAGTTGATATCTATTCCATTTTACCACACTTTCTTATTTTTACCAAAAGTGACACCCTGATGTTCCCGAACAACAATAAATAGTATATTCATTTCCCAATTTTTTATTTAGAAAGGCAAAATTTTATTTGTTTTTTAACAAAAAGGGTTGTACACCATCCTTTGCCTGAATAGAAATAGTACAAGCAAATCATGCCTTGGCTATTGGGGGTTTCTTAAAATTGAGTGTCTTCCTGGGTTACATTTTCCTTGGTCTGTCACTTGCCGCGCCTATTGGCCCTGTCAATGCGGCACAAATGGACAAAGGGATCAAGAGCGGCTTCATACAGGCATGGCTTTTTGGCCTTGGTGCCTTGACAGCCGATATTATCTATATGCTTACTGTCTATCTTGGGGTTGTTAAGTATCTTGAAACTCCATTCATGCAGTCTTTCCTCTGGCTGTTCGGATTCTTTGTCTTGTTGTACACAGGTATCGAGACAATTATCAATTCTGGAAAAATCATGATGGATCATCGAGAAGGAGACTCAATTATAAAGTCTTTTTTCTCCGGTTTCATAATGTCAATTTCTAATCCGCTGACCATGTTATTCTGGTTAGGAATTTACGGCTCTGTCCTTGCAAAAACTGCTTCCTCCTATGGAACCGGTGAACTTGTTATATACAGCTTCGGCATCATTCTCGGACTCCTTATGTGGGATATTGTGATGGCCGCTATTTCTAGCAGCTTCCGCAAGCTGCTCACATCAAGACTATTGACCTTCATTTCCCTTATATCAGGGGTTTCTCTGATTGGATTTGCATTTTATTTTGGATATCAAGCGCTGAAGCTGTTTCTGTGATTTTTTTGATTGGTTGTTCTAAGTGAGGTTTTTCCTTGATTGTTTATGGGGATTTCGATATATAATAGAAAGGACAAAACCAAAAGGATGAGACGTACATGAAGATTACCGGACATACCGTCGAACTCCTCGAAGATCCATTCGGACTTCTGACAGGAGATAGATATGAGTATTTTTTAAATATTGAAGTGGATGAAGACGATGAGCTTTATACTGATAAAGGGCTGCTTTTGAAGGTCCTGTTTCTCGTGGACGAGAACAACAGCCGAATTCTCCAAAGCTACTTCATTGAACAGGAAACTGAAACGGTTCTCGATTTTGAACTTGAGGATGATGAAGCAGAGCTGGTAAAAGCGTATTGTGAACAACACTTACAGGCTGATGAAGAAACCGAAACCGAACAGGAATAAACGAAAAGAAGAGCAGGAAAACCCTGCTCTTCTTTTTTATACCTCTACTGACTTGCCTTCCTCAAGTATATGAAAAAGAAGATGGGCAAGGTGCTGAACAGGGCCAAGTTCTCCCTCTTCTTCGTTCAGTTCTTCCGTGAATTCTAGGTCATTCAGGTACAATGCAGAAAATTCATAGAAATCCTTGAGGTCAAATCCATAGCAATTTGAAGGCTCTTCACTGCCATCCTCATATTGGAGCATTAGATAGGATTCCTCGCCATCCTTATCTTCTGCATCAAAGAAAACAAAGAAACCTATATTTGTGTCCAAATCAAAAAGGTGACGTGTGCCCCCTTCAGTCGCTTGGTCGTAATCTTCACTGCTCAATTTTTGGACCTTCATCGTTTCTACCTGATCTTCTGCATGAAATTTGACTTCAAATATTTTCAAGAGAAATTACACTCCATTCTGATTTTATTGCTTATCTTCAAAAAAGATATGCTTTGCTTCGATTTTTTCCCCGATTGTCAGGATACCATAGGAAAATTCCTTCTGTCTTCTTTTATCTGTTGGAGATCCGGGATTAAAGATGATCACTCCGTTATTTTCCTTTAAGACGGGAATATGTGAATGGCCATAAATGATGCAATCAACGGCATCATCGGCAAATGCATCTATTGCCCTTTTTTCTGTCGTTTTCCCTGTGCCGTGTCCATGGACAATCCCTATACGGAAATCCCCCGCAATGAACAGTTCTTTTGATTTGAGAAGGCTTTTAAGTTCCGGACCATCCACATTGCCGGTTACCCCGATGGCCGGTGCATATTGTTTCAGTTCATGATAAAGTTCGATCGTTTGCCAGTCTCCGGCATGGATGATGAAACTACAATCTTCCAGGTCACGCTTCAGTATTGTCGGCAGATGCTTCGCCTTCCTCGGCATATGAGTGTCGGAAACGACAACAACTTTCATGGTGTAACAAACCCCTCCCGCCTGCTTTTCCCTGTTATGTTACCCTGTGTGAACCGGTTTAACCTTTATACTTGGTTACATTAAAATAATCATTTGTTTTGTTATACTGATTGACCTCAATATCAAGGTCGTGGAAAAAACGGTGAAGATGAACCAGGACCTTCTTATCTTTGCTGCCGTCCTGGATCGTTTTTGAATAGTTGGCGATCGTTTCAAAATCAGACTGAAGAGAAGCATTTTCAGTTTCTACTGTGGATATCACCGATATAATTTCCCCTGCGATCTTCCTTTGTTCTTCCCAGTCAACTTTGTCGATCCTTCCCCAGCCAAGGGTATCATTATATTTTTTGTGAAAATCAGAAATAAACCTCCCGACAGATGAGTAGCCAGTGTTATCTGATCCTTCCTGGAACACCGCAACAGTCTGTCCCTTCCCCTGATCGCTTGTATTGCTGCTGTTCATGATAAGATTGCCGCTGCCGTTTTCCCATATTGAATAGCCAGCATACAATCCGAAAGCCAGCAAGAACAGACTGGCAGGTAAGATCATGAGTTTCCATCTATTTTTTTTCTTTTCCATCTGTCAGCCCCCTATGTCCCCTATTTCAACTCAAACTGAATCCGCCCTTCATATATAATTAGACAGCAGTCAGCTGATTCCCTGCAAGAAAACACCATGTAACGACCAGCAGGCGTGCGCAAAAAAAATATCCCGGCATACTTAGCTCCGGGATATTTCTATGAATAGGAGAACAAACTCATTGTATTACTTTGCTGCTTCATCCCAAGTGCTATAAAGCCCTATAACCCTGCACTTGATTTTGCCAGAGGGAAGTGAGAGAATCGTTTCTTCTCCTACTTTTAAACTGATTAGTTTTTGGGCAACGGGGGCATCATAGTAAATTTTATTTTCATCAATATTTGATTCTCCATAACCGACGATTTCATAGGTTTCTTCTTCTGAATCAGCCGGATACTCAAATAAACACTTTACGATTGAACCGATCGCAACTTCCTTTGTATTTCTCTCCTTAAACTCAATTAATTCAGCCGTCTTGTACGTTTGTTGTATTTCGTTCAAACGGTCCATTAATATCCGCTCATCTTGTTCTAACTTATGAAAATTGGGATTAGCCAGTTTATCATCCCCGCAAGCATTGAAGGCAATATTTTTATCCATACGTACTTGCTTTAATTCTTGTTCCAGCCTTGCTATTTGCTGCAAAATCAATTGCTCTCCCGATGGGGTGATCTTAACTGCCATGTTACTCTCCTTTTAACTGCAAAATTTTTATTCGCTAATCTTACCATATGCCATGATATATTGCTTGATTAATGTATCCAGAAGACGATGGAGATCCATAAATCCGTAACCCAGTGCTGCCGCACGAGAAGTGTCGATCGACCATGACCCAGGTAAAGCATATGGTGACATAATGTCCGAAGGAGGATTTTTATCAACGATTGCTTCTTTTCCAGTCAGCAATTCTATTTTATCGATCAGTTCTTGCAGACTGATGTCCCCTGCAGAACCTGGGTTAATTGGACCGGTATAATCTGACTTTCCGATGTTCACCAGGAAATTTGCAGCTTCAGCTGCCTCGATAAAACTGTAGCGCATTTCAGGTTGCGGAATACCAATCGCCTGGCCTGAAAGTATTTTATCGACATGGAACTTCAAACGCTCTGTGTAATCATCTTCAGAAACGACAATCGGGAACCGGGAAGAGCCGGTCTCAAATTGGCCTAGCTGGTGGAACACAGCTTCAGAGGCACGCTTCGCCTCTTTGTAACCTTCATAACCAGGGTACTCCCTGCGCCCTTTGTATTTGATCGGATATGTAAATGGATTGAAATCCTCTTCCTTATGGAGCGTGCCGAATTCATAGACAGCCTGGGAAGAAGTGAAAATATATCGACCCACACGTCCACATAACAATTCTGAAGTATCTCTTGCTTCTGTTGGCGAAAAACACGATTGGTCATAGACAAGATCCCACTCCTTTCCTTTGAAGGCTTCTGCCAGTGTCTCTTTCTTTTCCCGATCAATCCTAAGCCGGTTCACTTTATCACCAAAAGGATCTGCTTTAGTTCCTCTCGTGGCGATGGTAACTTCATTACCATGGTCAATCAGCATTTCGACCAGCTTTTTCCCAAAATACTGGGTTCCTCCCAGGACAAGTACCTTATTCATTATAAACCCCCCTCTTCTTTATTCTTTTTATTCTTCTTTTATCGGGGATTTTCCTTTTTCATTTAAATACAAGATAAAAACCGGCCATCATAAAAGGTGGCCGGCATAAGTTGATTCCAAGTTCTATCAGGCTTGTTTCTTTTCCTTTGCTTTTGGTTTTGCAGCTGTCTTCTTTTTCTTTGCGGCTGCAGGTTCTTTCTTTTTCTCAGGCTTCGTCCGGTCAATAGAAGCCTGCAGCGCTGCCATAAGATCTGTCACATTGGATACTGGCTCTTTTTCTGTTGGTGTAACCAGCTCTTTGCCTGTGCGCTTTGCTTCGATCAATTCTAATAATGCTGTCCGATAATCGTCTTTATATTTATCTGGTTCAAATTCGGTGGTCAACTGATCAATGAGCATAATGGCTGTTTCCAGCTCTTTTTCGGTCACCTTGTCATCTGCAGGGACGTTTGGTACGTCAACGGTTTTCCTGACTTCATCGGGAAAATGGATCGTTTCCATGACCAGTGTGTTATCATAGACCCTTATTACAGCCAATTGCTCTTTGGCGCGGATCATGATTTTGGCAATGCCCACCTTCTGTGATTCCTCAAGTGCCTTTCTTAACAAGGAATAGGCTTTTCCGCCGCTTTCATTTGGCGAGATAAAATAGCTTCGCTGATAGTAAATCGGATCGATTTCGGACATTTTCACAAAATCAATAATTTCGACGGCCTTGTCTTCGTTTTCTTTCCTCAATGCTTCCAAATCTTCCTCTTCAAGGATGACAAACTTCCCTTTCGTGTACTCATATGCTTTGACAATGTCTTCATTCTTTACTTCTTTATCACAAACCGGACATGTTTTTTCGTATTTAATCGGCGAGTGGCATTCTTTATGAAGTGTCCGAAGCTTGATGTCCTTATCTTCTGTTGCAGCATGAAGCTTGATTGGGATATTAACGAGACCGAAGCTGATGCTCCCTTTCCAAATAGTATGCATGGCGTTCTCCACCTTATCGTTTTATTACTAATTTGCTTTAGAATTCAATGAATCATTCCTTAAAACATTTGCCAGCGTACTAGTTTG belongs to Mesobacillus sp. AQ2 and includes:
- the pfkB gene encoding 1-phosphofructokinase; this translates as MIYTLTLNPSVDYIVEAGEIVLGTLNRTSHETKLPGGKGINVSRVLRSLGIESKATGFLGGFTGKYVEEFLNREGIYTGFVKVEGDTRINIKLKAGKETEINARGPEISSLAIGLLKEKIQQLGKDDYLILAGSIPSSMPQTIYQDIVRICKKNGAEVVIDAEGDLLKTVLEYKPFLIKPNHHELGQFFDREISGAEDAIVYGKKLVEAGAKNVIVSLAEKGAVYISETEAFYATVPQGEVKSSVGAGDSMVAGFMAQFLKSSDCKEAFRFSVASGSATAFSIGLCTPGKIETLLPEVEIHEYQ
- a CDS encoding DeoR/GlpR family DNA-binding transcription regulator, whose protein sequence is MLTPERHQLILQLIKEKPIVKIQELVDITEASESTIRRDLTVLEEGEFLKRVHGGAARLRGKLQEPSMNEKSSKNLHEKRQIAQYAASLVEEGDSIYLDAGSTIKEMIPFLPVKDIVVVTNGFMHLPALMERNIETYVIGGYAKPKTNAVIGRGALASLEQYRFDKCFLGVNGIHPHSGFTTPDQEEAMIKSKAISLSREAYVLADDSKFSEITFAKIADLHEAGIITNILEEETKGQYTSKTSIKVVTP
- a CDS encoding LysE family transporter gives rise to the protein MGIGPVNSARLDKVIKIGFWHAWIVGTGSMIADAILILLIILGLVNFLDMPLIQIFLWFFGGFVLIYSGIECLLKANDIHLAFSSGRESLFKCFLTGFNISISSAYQGIKALF
- a CDS encoding cold-shock protein, whose product is MAFGRKPPEEIVTAETKIWVCTSDDCNCWVRDNFKSSNVPACPICKSDMEETTKVLEVVNNHSQNLIG
- a CDS encoding LysE family transporter, whose product is MSVFLGYIFLGLSLAAPIGPVNAAQMDKGIKSGFIQAWLFGLGALTADIIYMLTVYLGVVKYLETPFMQSFLWLFGFFVLLYTGIETIINSGKIMMDHREGDSIIKSFFSGFIMSISNPLTMLFWLGIYGSVLAKTASSYGTGELVIYSFGIILGLLMWDIVMAAISSSFRKLLTSRLLTFISLISGVSLIGFAFYFGYQALKLFL
- a CDS encoding DUF6509 family protein, which encodes MKITGHTVELLEDPFGLLTGDRYEYFLNIEVDEDDELYTDKGLLLKVLFLVDENNSRILQSYFIEQETETVLDFELEDDEAELVKAYCEQHLQADEETETEQE
- a CDS encoding cytosolic protein, with the translated sequence MKIFEVKFHAEDQVETMKVQKLSSEDYDQATEGGTRHLFDLDTNIGFFVFFDAEDKDGEESYLMLQYEDGSEEPSNCYGFDLKDFYEFSALYLNDLEFTEELNEEEGELGPVQHLAHLLFHILEEGKSVEV
- a CDS encoding metallophosphoesterase; its protein translation is MKVVVVSDTHMPRKAKHLPTILKRDLEDCSFIIHAGDWQTIELYHELKQYAPAIGVTGNVDGPELKSLLKSKELFIAGDFRIGIVHGHGTGKTTEKRAIDAFADDAVDCIIYGHSHIPVLKENNGVIIFNPGSPTDKRRQKEFSYGILTIGEKIEAKHIFFEDKQ
- a CDS encoding GreA/GreB family elongation factor, with amino-acid sequence MAVKITPSGEQLILQQIARLEQELKQVRMDKNIAFNACGDDKLANPNFHKLEQDERILMDRLNEIQQTYKTAELIEFKERNTKEVAIGSIVKCLFEYPADSEEETYEIVGYGESNIDENKIYYDAPVAQKLISLKVGEETILSLPSGKIKCRVIGLYSTWDEAAK
- a CDS encoding NAD-dependent epimerase/dehydratase family protein translates to MNKVLVLGGTQYFGKKLVEMLIDHGNEVTIATRGTKADPFGDKVNRLRIDREKKETLAEAFKGKEWDLVYDQSCFSPTEARDTSELLCGRVGRYIFTSSQAVYEFGTLHKEEDFNPFTYPIKYKGRREYPGYEGYKEAKRASEAVFHQLGQFETGSSRFPIVVSEDDYTERLKFHVDKILSGQAIGIPQPEMRYSFIEAAEAANFLVNIGKSDYTGPINPGSAGDISLQELIDKIELLTGKEAIVDKNPPSDIMSPYALPGSWSIDTSRAAALGYGFMDLHRLLDTLIKQYIMAYGKISE
- a CDS encoding Ku protein; protein product: MHTIWKGSISFGLVNIPIKLHAATEDKDIKLRTLHKECHSPIKYEKTCPVCDKEVKNEDIVKAYEYTKGKFVILEEEDLEALRKENEDKAVEIIDFVKMSEIDPIYYQRSYFISPNESGGKAYSLLRKALEESQKVGIAKIMIRAKEQLAVIRVYDNTLVMETIHFPDEVRKTVDVPNVPADDKVTEKELETAIMLIDQLTTEFEPDKYKDDYRTALLELIEAKRTGKELVTPTEKEPVSNVTDLMAALQASIDRTKPEKKKEPAAAKKKKTAAKPKAKEKKQA